In Longimicrobiales bacterium, the sequence GGCCGTCTTCTTCGCGTAAATGACCGACTCGACGTCGACCAGGATCAGCCGGAGACGCGGGTCGTCCGGCCCGCCGTCCTTCTCGCCGCCCTCGTCCTCGAACCACATCCGCCAGTCCGGCGCATACAGCTCACGGATCCGGGCCCGGTCGTTGGAGATGCGGGCGCGACCACTCACCGAAACCCATTCCCGTGAGCCGCCGTCGTAGTACGCCAGGTTGACGTTGGGGTCCGCCTCGATCTCGTCCAGCTTGTGCGTGTCGCGGTCCGTCACGAACCAGAGATCGGCGTCCGGCTGCGGCTTCTGTGTGGCCATCGGCCTGGACACGAGCCGGCCGTCCGGCCGCCGGGTCGTCATCATCGCGATCTCGATGTCCGCGATCAGCTCGTAGAGCTCGTCCAGCTTCTTTTCCTGCTTTGTCATCTGACCTCCATTGTGTTGCACCTGAATCGAGCCTGCGCGGAAGTGCAAGAATCTCACCCCTGCCGTATACTTC encodes:
- a CDS encoding pyridoxamine 5'-phosphate oxidase family protein, with protein sequence MTKQEKKLDELYELIADIEIAMMTTRRPDGRLVSRPMATQKPQPDADLWFVTDRDTHKLDEIEADPNVNLAYYDGGSREWVSVSGRARISNDRARIRELYAPDWRMWFEDEGGEKDGGPDDPRLRLILVDVESVIYAKKTASRPVALFEVAKGFVTGEQPDVLRTEKLGEAETRR